The following proteins are co-located in the Palaemon carinicauda isolate YSFRI2023 chromosome 3, ASM3689809v2, whole genome shotgun sequence genome:
- the LOC137638208 gene encoding ceramide-1-phosphate transfer protein-like has product MFQEDGFLLDKNLNTAELESIYEVLPGEEDFAEEIDFHSSTGKFKGKEFMNPLLNGDGSLKGNSKPTRQSVCSSLDSKVAGACGKIKPLLLELLFKSILLCQESEDILMPGYIQMYRYLNSFLSSFGGFAAVQTRMLEDRVNQLESYTLGDQKLDYHKLFKMVYFEVASGSINNTDPFSATILFTCLHRHLQYLALTLEYILTIHPDQSLQLAFDTAYEKTLAKHHTWIVKSIYDVGMNMLPTKNQATLLLSIRQVEKVAIPELEESLSLVISELTILNDLGESILNQTDVFSVIPEQVIT; this is encoded by the coding sequence ATGTTCCAGGAAGATGGTTTCTTGCTGGATAAAAATCTTAATACTGCCGAGCTAGAAAGCATTTACGAGGTATTACCTGGTGAGGAAGACTTTGCTGAAGAAATAGATTTTCATTCATCTACAGGAAAATTTAAAGGAAAGGAGTTCATGAATCCACTCTTGAATGGAGATGGTTCCCTAAAAGGCAATTCGAAACCCACGCGCCAGTCGGTATGTAGCTCGCTCGACTCTAAAGTAGCGGGAGCGTGTGGGAAGATAAAGCCTCTCTTACTTGAACTATTGTTCAAATCCATTTTGCTTTGCCAGGAATCTGAAGATATATTAATGCCAGGTTATATTCAAATGTACAGGTACTTGAACAGTTTCCTGAGCAGCTTTGGTGGGTTTGCAGCTGTTCAGACAAGGATGCTAGAGGACAGGGTTAACCAATTGGAAAGTTATACTTTAGGTGATCAAAAGCTTGATTACCATAAACTTTTTAAAATGGTGTACTTTGAAGTTGCATCTGGATCGATAAATAACACTGATCCGTTCTCCGCCACGATACTATTTACCTGTCTTCATCGTCATTTGCAATATCTAGCTCTAACCTTAGAGTACATTCTTACAATTCACCCTGATCAGAGCTTGCAACTTGCTTTTGACACTGCTTATGAGAAGACGCTTGCAAAGCACCATACCTGGATAGTCAAGTCCATCTACGACGTTGGGATGAACATGCTTCCTACGAAAAATCAGGCTACTTTGCTGCTCAGCATAAGGCAGGTTGAAAAGGTAGCTATACCAGAACTTGAAGAGAGTCTGAGCCTGGTGATATCAGAGTTAACAATATTAAATGATTTGGGTGAAAGCATTCTTAATCAAACAGATGTATTCTCCGTAATTCCTGAACAGGTTATAACTTAA